Sequence from the Desulfovibrio sp. TomC genome:
TTTGCGTCGATGGCTTGTCAGCAAGGGGCATGAGGTCATAGAGGCCAGCAATGGCAGAATAGGCATTGAGCAATGCCACAAAAGCCATCCAGATGTTGTTGTTACTGATGTTTTTATGCCAGAGGCAGATGGATTAGAGATGTCGATGGATGTTGTTGCTTCGCATTGCGCTAAGGGAGTGATCGTCCTTTCAGGTGGGGGGAAAACTATGACAGGGGGGTGCTTTCTTGAGTATGCTAAGGGGCTTGGTGCTAACGAGGCGTTCCAGAAACCTGTTGATAAGGAGCGTTTTCTCGCAGCGGTGGCTTCCATCGCAGAGAGTTGAGTCCCGGCAGTAAACACATGGAGCCGACATGGAATCTGACCTTTACGATAGTTATTTTCAAAGCCTAGTTGCCGGTGATCGCAGGGCATGCCGGCAAATTATTCTTGGTCTTTTGGAAACTGACATCGACATCAAAACCCTGTATCTTAGTTACTTTCAAAAGTCGCTGTATGCTATTGGTGATCTTTGGGCTGCAAACAAAATCACCGTCGCAGTGGAGCACATGGCAACGGCAATCACTGAAAGTCTATTCCCCTTGGTCTACCCCAGAATCTTCATGGCGGACCACTGCGGTAAGAAAGCTGTCATCTCCTGCACCGCGAACGAATACCATCAGATCGGCGGGAAAATGGTCGCTGATATACTGGAACTCAACGGCTGGGACACCATTTTCCTGGGGGCAAATACTCCACTCCAGAGCCTTCTGGACTTCATCGATACAAATCAACCAGATATGGTCGGCCTTTCTCTAAGTTTGCAGGATAATATGCCGAACCTACTCACGGCAATTGGCAAAATCCGTGACCGACATCCGGAGCTATCAATTATTGTCGGGGGACAAGCATTTAGCTTCTCTGGTAGCGAAATTCTGAAGGCAACTGAACATGTTCATTTAATACGTTCCTTTTCAGAACTTGAAGGATATATACAGGCAGATGCTTATGCGACCTAAATCCGTTGACAATGTGAGCGCCAGGTTCCTTAATGATTTTGCGGAAATGATCTACTTGCGGCTAGATAATTCTGGCCGCATTTTAGAAGCAAATAATTTTGCTAAAGCTACCTTGCAACCGGATCCGCTTGGCCTGAATTTTAGCGAGATTTTTGTTGCTTTCACACAGACCATTGACCCACTCCAGGCCGCACAGAATGAAATGACCCATGTTCCGGCCTCTGTTAATACCTGTGCTGACCTTCCTCGGACTTTTTTTTTCAGTTTTTTTAAAGTTACCGAGGGAGTGGATGTTTACGGAGAGGCCTCGGGCACGGAAGTACTCACTCTGCAGAAGACTTTAATTGAAACAAACAATGAACTCAGCAACATGACACGGCAACTTCAAAAAAACAACAGCGAGTTGCAAAAACTTAACGACATTAAGAATCAGTTTCTAGGAATGGCCGCACACGACCTGAGAAACCCTATTGGAGCTATTATTGCCTACAGTGATTTTGTCATGGATGAAGCTAAGTCTTTGACGGATGAGCAGAAAGAATTTCTAAGCATAATAAAAAACTCTAGCAATTACATGCTTAAATTGCTGGACGATTTGCTGGACTTTTCAAAGATTGAAGCTGGAAAGCTTGGGCTTGATTTATCTCGATGTGATTACGTTAATTTCGTTAAGAGGGTTGTCAAACTGAATTCAGCTATTGCAGCCAAAAAACATATCCAAATAATTTTAAACGTGCATGAAGTAATTCCTGAGCTAGATTTTGATTCAATAAAAATCGAGCAAGTTCTCAACAATATATTGTCAAACGCGTTGAAATATTCACTGCGAAACACTACAATCGTGGTGAATATGTTTATGAGCGGTGATTTTGTGACAGTTGAGGTTCGTGATCAAGGTGTTGGAATCCCCAAAGACAAAATCGACTTAATCTTCCAACCTTTCACCAGGGTCTCGAAGCAAGGCACGGAAGGAGAGCGTAGCACAGGCTTGGGACTTGCTATCGTCCGGCGCATCGTCCTTGGCCATCGTGGACGCATCTGGGTGGAGAGCAGTGAAGGCGAAGGTTCAACATTTTATTTCACTTTGCCTGTTGTGGCAAAAGAGTGAGCAAATAAAAAATGGCTAGTGGAATTTCTATCGCTATCCGAACTGTTAGTCATTGCGGTTCAAAAATTGTAACAATTTTAAGAAATATTCGCAACGAACAAATTGTCACGGCCTCTGGCCTGTGAAAGGAGCTGTTGTTGCTTAAATTTATAGTGTTGGCAGGAATATGTTTATGCATAGCAATCCTGACTGTCGCTTTTGTGAAACTACCCATAAAGTATATCATAAGAGATTTATTCGCAAAAGAAATGCCCCTTGAAACCGTCCAAAACGTCGACCTCAATCGGTACCAGGGCACTTGGTTTTCGGTATACGAGTTCTACGCTTGGTTTCAAGCTGGATGCAAATGCACTAAAGCAGAATATTTGCTTACAGATAGCGGAAAAGTTGAAGTAAAAAATTCATGCTACCGAGATGGCAATCTTGTCACAGCGACAGCAATAGCATGGCCCATCAATAAAGGAGACAACTCCAAGCTTTATGTTCAATTCAGGGCACCATTCAAGGGGAAATATTACATCCTATCAATAGACGAAGACTATCAGCACGTCCTCGTTGGAACACCAGACAGAAACTATCTCTGGATTCTTTCACGCACGAAGACTATTGATGAAAATACCTTCAAAGAATTCAAGGCAAAAGCAGAAGAGCTTGGGTTTGACAGTTCGCGTTTTTTAAAAGTTAATCATGAGTGCTCTAGATCTGATTGATCCCTAGACGCGCTAATCTTCTGGCACTTTCTGAAGTGAAAGAACCTGTCGGGTAATTTTGACGTTTTGCTCTTTAAAAGCACAGACAGTCCAAGCGATACCACCAATAATGCTATTTTCAACCATCAACCGATCGGAGTGTAAAATGACAGATGCCAAGGAGTTGAAAATGTACTTTGAAGAAACCAAGGGGTTTGGCGTACTGTCTACATCAAATGCATCTGGTGAAGCGAATGCAGCCGTTTATTCACGACCACACGTGATGGACGACGGCTCATTGGCTGTTGTTATGAATGATCGCCTTAGCCATAAAAATGTTCTTGGCAATGGGAAGGCCCATTTTTTGTTCATGGAGAGTGGCCCTGGATACAAAGGCAAGCGTCTCTCCCTGACCATGCTTCGCGAGGAAGAAGATACAGCGCTTCTCCATGACCTTTGTCGTCGCTGCCATCCCAAAGAACTTGAACTCAAAGAATCTAAGAGATTCTTAGTGTTCTTTAAAATTGACAAGGAATTACCCTTAATCGGAGTAAACTGAAACAACATAGCAGTTTGGAATTGGTTCACGCGCCAGCTCTCCTACAAACGGCCCTAAATGCACGTGGGCTGGTCCTGCGGAGTTGGAGCGACCAATTTTGATTGGGCAAAATGGAGAGTCTACCGTCTCGGATTTTGCCCACGTGATGCATTGCCCAGAAGGGTTGACGGAATCGAAATCAATCGTATTTTGTGGGATCAACTTATCCGGAGGTATTATGAAAAAATTTGCTGTGTTAACTTTCCTGAGTGCACTTCTAATTGCAGTTTTTGCTATTGCTGGCGGAAAATATGACGGCCACTTTGGAGATATTGACAAAAACCGCGACAAGGTTGTTGTAAAAGAAGAATTCGTTGAATTTTTTAAAGCGAATGGCGACCCAGCAGCGGCATTTGTCATCATCGACGTCGACAAATCTGGTGGCATAGACCATGACGAATGGCACGCTTTCAAGGAGGCACACGGTTATGGCCATAAAGATTCAAACAATCCCGACGAGAAGAAATAGCTAAAGACGCTCTGTAAACAGAAAGGCCGGGGTATTAATGATGTATGGATAGACCATTAATCTAGAGTTGCAAGATTAATGGACAACAACAATTAATTTCTCGGCCTATTTCAATTGTGCATTTTATGTTAAAGTGATGAAATTTTGCTTACCATGAGATATATTGTTTTTGTTAGCCTCTGCCTTTAAAGCAACGCTCATTAACCATCGTGTAAATAAATTCCGATGCAAAAGGTAGAACGACTGCTACAGTTTACAAATCTATTGAGATATAGTTGTTTCTGAAAAGATCTTAATAACTACCAGGAAGCCACTATGGACTTATTTTTTACTGCCATCACCTGGATTGGTTCGTTATATGTTCTTTTGCCATTATCTATGTTGCTCTGCTTCCTGTTGGTTTTGGATGGAAAGTATGCCCAATCAACTTTTATTAGTTTAAGCTTGCTACTTACTGTAGCTTCTGTCCATGTGGCAAAGTTATTATTTCGCCGTCCGCGCCCTTCCTCTGAAGGACTTATTGTGGCTATGCCACCTGACTGGTCATTCCCCAGCGCTCACACAGCTCAGGCAACTTCTTTTTTCTTGTCCTTAACCTTTGTTATATTTCAATTCCTTCCGCCAACATGGGCAACATCGTTTTCTGTCTTGAACCTGTTTTTGGTATTCTGCGTAGGTTATTCACGCATTTACCTTCAAGTTCACTATGTTTCAGATGTCCTGGCAGGTTTTATTCTAGCTATGATTGTCGTAGCTGGGTTGTACTATGTTATTTTATTTAGAAAATGACCCCATGACTTCCAAAATCTAAATGGCTGGAAAGATTTAATCCCAGTTGTATCTGTAAAGGAGGAATTACACGTGCGAAATAAGTTTCTCGGACAGGGAGAATATGGGTATCACCCAATTCGAAAAATTAAGGTTTGCCTTTCTGGTCTTCGTTATGCTATTCGTTATGATTTTAGTGTCGCTTACAAAGTATATCTTTCAATACTTATGCTTTTGATCTGTATTGTCCTGCATCAATGGATAGACGCTCTTCTTGTCATGGCGGCCACAGGTTTGGTACTTATTGCCGAAATGTTCAACAGCGCCATTGAAGCCCTGTGTGACTTTATCGAAACACACGAAAATGAGAAGATTAAAGTAATTAAAGATATATCAGCGGCCGCCACTGGGATATCAATTCTTCTTTGGGTCGTTGTTTTAGGCGCTGAGACAGTAAAATTTTTGAAAAACTATTAAAACAAGATGTTTTTTAGGTTTCAACGAATAACAGAATTCGAGACTAAAATTTTCTATAACTTTCAAACATTATGTTTGAAACTATTCACAGATCAACCCCGGATTAAAGCCAAAGAAGAGTATCTTCTTTTATAAGCAGTATTGCAGCATCTCTAATGCCACAAAATATCGAGCCTATGGGAACTGATGACATTAAAGAAGGCCGGTAGAATCATAGAAAAGCCCCAGGAAGGGTGCTCCGGTACGAAACCTGCGTTATCTTGGCTTCGGCGGAGAAATTGCCGAAACGAGGCAAACGCACTTCCCGGGACAATCAGGAGGCAAAAAAAGTGGAAACAGCGTGGATGTGGATTGGCTTCAATCTGCTGGTCTTGATCCTCCTGGCCCTGGATCTTGGCGTATTACACCGCAAAGGGCGGGAGATCGGTGTACGCGAGGCTCTGCTACTCAGCTTTGGTTATGTCGTGCTGGCCCTAGCCTTCGGTGGGTGTGTCTATCACTTTCTAGGTCCACAAGCCGGAACGGAGTACATAACTGGCTATCTTATCGAAAAAAGCCTTTCAATCGACAATATCTTTGTGTTCGTCCTTGTCTTTTTGCATTTTTCCGTACCCCGCGACTGCCAGTACAAGGTTCTTTTTTGGGGCATTCTGGGGGCACTTGTCATGCGTGCCTCGCTTATATTTGCTGGCGCGGCGATTCTCGATACTTTTCATTGGATCATATACGTTTTCGGAGCATTCCTTGTATTCACGGGGGTCAAAATGCTGATCACTGTGGGACAGGAGCCTAACCTGGATGAAAATCGCATCAATTTTTTTATGCGTCGTCATTTCAGGGTGACACCAGGATTCGAAGGCAACAAATTTATCATCCGACGTGATGGCGTGCTCTACATAACGCCTCTTCTCATCGTTTTGGTGGTCATAGAATTCACCGATTTGGTCTTCGCTCTAGACTCTATACCCGCAATCTTCGCCATCACCACAGACCCATTCATCGTCTATACATCGAACGTATTCGCTATTTTAGGCCTTAGGGCTCTATATTTCGCCCTGGTGAGTATCATCCATCGTTTTCACTATCTCAAATACGGCCTGTCACTTGTGCTCGTGGTCGTTGGCGCGAAAATGATCGTCAACGCATGGTTCGGAGCGAAGATTGTGCCCACTGAGATCGCTCTGCTGATCACTTCTGGCATCATCATCGCTTCCATACTCTTTTCGATGCTTAAGACCCGGGCCGAGCCAACCGAGGAAGAACTTAACGAGGCGGCGCGTTGGTGGGTGCCGGGCAGCCCGACTAAAACCGATTCCGCCGACCGTGAAAAGAAAGGGGGCCGCGAGCCCTGATTCCACATGCTGAAAACTGCTGTCCCTTAAGAATCCCAATGCATAGATACGCCGGGGGTGCATTCATGATGGCAGAACAAATCGTAATGGCGTGCACCCCGTGGCGGTGGCTTCACCGGGGTGCCCAGCGTCACCAATTCTGGCCGAACAGGAACAGCGCCCGGTGCCCGTCTACCGCTAGCATTTAGTATTATTAGCAATTTTAAAAAAATGAAGCCTAGTTGAGCCGTCAAGCAATTCCACGGCGGCTATTCGCTTCAAAAAACGCCAATATTCCTAGATCAATGCAAAATTTTCAGAATTTTAGATAAATCCTCTTTACAATGAGGTCCAAACCCTTATCTTTAAAAATACAGGAAGCCCATAAACGGGGCTAACTCTAACAGGAGTAGCACTGTCACGAATGCCAACTCCCATAACTGGCGAATGAAGTCGCCAAAAATGAAGGCCAAACAGGGTGTATAACCCCGGCCTGAATTACGACAAGACTTATCTTATCGTACATGACTGCGAAACAGTACGATTTTATGCCAAGAACGACTGACGCAGAAGAGAATGTTGACTGGACTCGGATTGGCGGCAACGCTCAACAGAATATAAGCTGGATGGTTAACGCCGATGGACTACATTGCTCCATAAATGGCGAAACGAGTCGCCCACGACAGAAATCCCCCACAGTGGTGCACAAGGGCTGAAAAGACGATCGGCAAACGCCAATCTTCGAAATGACGACCAAGACTGCGAGACCGAAGCTAAACAGCAGAACAAGATACTTGGCGTAGTGGAGTTGTCGAAAGAAAACCGGCGTGAAAGCGCACAAGACAACATGATGTTCTACACCCGGCTAAACGAGAGCCAGTAGTTACGGCACCGAAGGTTCTCTTCGGGACCCGACAAAGCGAAAGGGAAAAACCTTCTCGCTAGGAGCTAAGGCGATCGGCCTGGTCGCAATGACCGGCGCAAGCTGACAAAAGTCACGTAGGGTTGCAGGAACAGGTTTTCGACAGCACTTGCAATAAAATCGAGTAGCAGCCTCGCCGGGTCCCACATGGGACCCGGCGAGGCTTTTTTAGGCGTCCCCAATGCCCCTAAACGCCTCTCTGGCGGTCGTTGACACTCTGCGCGGCCTTTCTGTCGCCAAAGAGCCGAAATCGCACGGTACGCCTCCCTGGACATTATTCTGGACATCTGCTCCGACTGGAATTCCCGTCCAGCATCTTCCGTCTTTGACAGTTCACAAAAAAAGTGTATTTCTTTCCCATGGGCTGGAAAATTCGATTTTCGAACACGGCGCGAAAGGGCATCGCCAAGCTTCCGCCCAAAGTCCGGGATGCTGTCGAATTCCTCACCTCCGAGCTGGAGGCTATCGGTCCGGTTCTACCCAGGTGGCCCCATTACGGAAAAATCTCCGGCCGACCTGGTTGTCACCACTGCCATATTCTGCGCGGACGACCAACTTACGTCGCCGTGTGGCGCGAAAATAATGAAGAAAATGAAATAGAGGTGCTCTATGTCGGAAGTCACGAGGGCGCAACTTACCGACGGATTTGTTGATCTACACATCCGGGTTAAAAGCAATGTCGCGGACGCCGTTGAAGCCGCTATTCGCCAAACCATTGAAGAAACTGAAACTTACGGCCCTGAAGAGGTATTCGGTCCGCGAAATCCTGGCCGATTGGTTCGCGGCGGGCGGACACGTGAGGGGTGGACGCAGGTCGAACTGGCTAAGCGGTTGGGTGTGTCGAAGACCGTGGTGTCAGACCTTGAGCATGGCCGGAGGCCCATCAGCAAGAAAATGGCAGCGAAATTGGCCAAAGTTTTTGGGTCCAGCCCGATGGTGTTCCTGGTCTGAGCCGGAGCAAACGACACGCCACGGACGCGGGATTGACGGGGCCACTGGATGCGTCACTGAACATGTCGCCACGACCTCACTCGTCGCATTGAGGGGCGTCGAAAATGGTAACCACCGCCAGCGAGGAGAAGCGGGACTAGGTTCGATCCCGATCCTGGTCCGCCACCATCCGGCGTCTACCATTTTCGAAGTGGAGGATCCATTAACTCTTTGGCGACTTGAAATAAAAACAGTTCCGACACGTAATGTACTGCAGTTTTCGCTTTCCTCTAACATCAATACTATTTTCAACTTGCAATTTACTGTATTGCATTGATATGTTGATCCAACTGCCAATGCTACATAGTTTCTTTGTTTTGCAATATTTGAATATTTTATAGATGCAGCGATTCGTTCTTATACAAAACATAAACGTATTGCACAACTTCAGGCTAAGCGGTTTATAAATAAGGACAAGATATGGCTGAACATCCAGGCACAAAAATCACGGGGTCGATGCTTTACGATCTCGTGCAATGTCCAACCAGAGTCCACATGGACTGCTTTGCCAACCCTGCGGACAAGGTCGAAGTAAGCCCCTTCGTCAGACTCCTCTGGGAGCGTGGAGCTGAGCATGAGGGTGATACTGTCAGCAAGTTAGGTGAGCCGTGCCTAGACCTTGCTCATCTTCCGGCAATTGAGCGCGAAACGAAAACTATTGAAGCCATCAAGTCGGGCGTACCATTGATCCACGGCGGAAGAATTCGCAAGGACGATTTGCTTGGCGATCCTGATCTTTTACGTAAAACCTCATATGGATATATTGCTGGTGACATCAAATCCGGGGCAGGACTTGAAGGAAATGAAGATCTTTCTAAACCAAAGAAGCATTACGCTGTACAGGTTGCGCTGTACACTGACATTCTACGCCAATTGAATTTTTCACAAAGCTACGAACCATTTATTTTGGATATAAATAGGCAAACTATCCCTTACAATTTGTTGACATCAATTGACAAAGGTGGAGCGACGCTTTGGGAGACGTACGAAGTGTCCCTGCAAAACGCCCGTGACATCGTAGCGAAACGGACCACTCCTCGTCCCGCAAGTTGTGCTATTTGCAAATTACGCCAATGGTACGAAGCCTGTAAAACTGAAATTAAACGTTTAGACGACTTGACATTAATACCAGGCCTAGGGCGCTCGAAGCGCGACTCTCTGGCGTTATATATTGATACTGTTGACGATTTAGCTCAGTGCGACATAAGTGCATACACAAAAGGCAAAAAGACAATATTTCCAGGAATTGGTCCTGACTCACTATTGAAGTTCAAAAAACGTGCTCAGCTTTTAAAAGACCCTAGTCCCAAACCCTATTTGACAGAAGCAATTTCTTTTCCGGCTCATTCAACAGAGCTATTCTTTGATATCGAAGTCGATCCACTCAGGGATTTTTGCTACCTTCATGGGTTTGTGAAAAGGACTAGTTTTGACAACCAGACTGAAGAATTTGTTGGTTTTTTCACGGAAGACGAATCATGTGTAGAAGAACGTTCTGAATTCAAAAAGGCCTATGAATTCATTTTAAGCAACAGACCATGTTCAATCTATTACTACTCAAAGTACGAAAGAACAATCTGGAGAAAGCTTCAGGCAAAGTATCCTGATGTCTGCTCGCAAAATGATATCGAAATTATTTTTGACCCTGCGAACGCAATTGATCTTTATTTTGACGTTGTCACTAAAAAAACTGAATGGCCCACCAATGATCACTCCATCAAGACGCTTGCTAAATACCTAGGCTTCTCGTGGAGAGACAAGAATCCATCAGGGGCTGCCTCCATTGAATGGTTTGACAAGTGGGTTAAGTCACGAGATCCATCCGACAAAGATAGAGTATTACTTTACAATGAAGACGATTGTAGAGCAACACGTGTTCTTCTTGATGGGATTAAGAGCTTATGAATAGAGCGTAGACAAAATGGATAATTTCACAAGAGATGCCTTCTCTGAAAAATTGTGATACCAGAATTTACAATCGAATTCTGAAAATCCATTAAACGCACATAGCACTGTTTCAAAAACGGCCTTCTGTTCATTTTTTGCGGCCCACCCCTGGCGCAGTAGTGGGCAAATAGGTCAGGCAAGGTCAGGTCAGGCCATATGACGCGCCATGGGCGTGACGCTTGAAGAGGATTGCCCCGGCTGGGCCGGAGGTATTTGACCCCCCTGCGAAAATGGTAAATGTCGTTTCGGGGCGAACACTGGACCTGCAAACGGCTTTCATCGGGTCCACAGGGCCTGGCATTCTCCATTTTCGCGAGTCCTTCCCAGAGACCATTGCTTCAAGCTATTTGCGGTTAAGATATTCTTTCAACTCCCTTCCTGGCCTGAAAAAAGGAAGCTTCTTAGGCTTCACTTCAACTTGAATGCCAGTTTTTGGGTTCCGACCTGTGTAGCTTTCATAATTTTTTACTGCAAATGAACCGAATCCCCGAAGCTCTACGCGGCCCCCATCGTTCAGAGCTTGTTTAATAGAGTCAAAAAAATGGATTACGAAGTCGGCAGCAAATTGCGGATCAAGATTATACTTCTCAGAAAGCTCTTTGATTAGTTCGCCTCTGTTCATTCTACACCCCCGTGCCGACAGAGTATTAACTATTCAAAAGACTTGCAAGCATTCAGATGCCGCCAAGTGGATTTTCATCCAAGCCTGATCAGCTTCTCCAAAACCATCACAACGCTTCCTTTTCGCGAAACAAATCAGTCAAAGCATTTTACTGCGCTATATATTAAGTAAAATTCCCGCACAATAAAACTGATTGTACATAAATTTTCATTACACATGATTCTGAAGAACACTCTAGATGCATCGCATTGAAATTTCATAGCACTTGGCACTTGACAATTTTCTTAAATTTGCGATCATTCTTCTCAGACAGTATTTTTCATTTTGCAACAAAGCCATCCAGTGAGGACATAATGGACGAATATCTTCAATGCGCTCTTGAGATTGTGAAGGCCCAGGCCACTGCCCGACCCATGACAGAAGATGAAATCGTCAGCATGGTCAATTCCATCGCCAAGGGTATTGCTGCTCTCAGCACCGGCCAAATCGCCACCAGTGATGCCGATGCTACCGCCTCGGCCATGGACCCGAAAAAGGCCATCAAGGAATCCTCAATTACCTGCCTTGAGTGCGGGAAGTCCTTCAAGGTCATCACCAAGAAGCACTTGGCCTCCCATGGTCTCACTCCAGAGGAATATAAGGAAAAATACGGATATAAAAAGTCGCAGGGGCTTGCGTGTAAATCCTTGACCCGGGCACGCCGCACCAAGATGAAGGACATGAAGCTTTGGGAGCGGCGGACCAAGAACAAAGCCGAATAGCAATGTTTACCATTCGATGCCGCCCGGCCTGATGCGGCCTCCCCCTTAGCCCCAGTGCGCCTCCCCGTGCTGGGGCTTTTTTTGTCTTGACGGATGACATGCCTAACCAGACAACCATCCTCGAAAATGGAGAATTCTGTCAGGGGGTGACAAATCGGGACCAAAGTGGCTGACGATTCGGGTCCCGGCCACCTGGCGTCCACCATTTTCGAAGTCCGGACCGCCCCCATGGAGCCACTGAGTGCTCACAAAGTGGAGCCACCGCGTGATCACCGATGGAGCCAGGGGACAACCGGGAGCTGGACCGAATTGCTACTGCCCCGGAAACAGGCATTGAGGACCTTGGCCATCAGCAATCTCAACGGAGGCAGCAATGGCGCTGTATGCCATACCCGGCCAAGATTCTCTTGAGGTTCGGCACCTGGTGCTTGATTACAACGGCACCCTGGCTACGGACGGGACGCTTGTGCCCGGAGTCGCTGAACGATTAAGAGAACTTGCCCTCCCGCCGCACCATCTGTTGATCCACGTGGTCACTGCCGACACCATGGGCACGGTCAACCGCCAGCTTGAGGGTTTGCCGTGTAAGCTTTCCATTCTTGGCCCGGCGGAGCAGGATAAGGCCAAGCTGAAGTGCGTCC
This genomic interval carries:
- a CDS encoding response regulator yields the protein MAVVLLVDDDDTYRCILRRWLVSKGHEVIEASNGRIGIEQCHKSHPDVVVTDVFMPEADGLEMSMDVVASHCAKGVIVLSGGGKTMTGGCFLEYAKGLGANEAFQKPVDKERFLAAVASIAES
- a CDS encoding cobalamin B12-binding domain-containing protein, coding for MESDLYDSYFQSLVAGDRRACRQIILGLLETDIDIKTLYLSYFQKSLYAIGDLWAANKITVAVEHMATAITESLFPLVYPRIFMADHCGKKAVISCTANEYHQIGGKMVADILELNGWDTIFLGANTPLQSLLDFIDTNQPDMVGLSLSLQDNMPNLLTAIGKIRDRHPELSIIVGGQAFSFSGSEILKATEHVHLIRSFSELEGYIQADAYAT
- a CDS encoding sensor histidine kinase; the protein is MRPKSVDNVSARFLNDFAEMIYLRLDNSGRILEANNFAKATLQPDPLGLNFSEIFVAFTQTIDPLQAAQNEMTHVPASVNTCADLPRTFFFSFFKVTEGVDVYGEASGTEVLTLQKTLIETNNELSNMTRQLQKNNSELQKLNDIKNQFLGMAAHDLRNPIGAIIAYSDFVMDEAKSLTDEQKEFLSIIKNSSNYMLKLLDDLLDFSKIEAGKLGLDLSRCDYVNFVKRVVKLNSAIAAKKHIQIILNVHEVIPELDFDSIKIEQVLNNILSNALKYSLRNTTIVVNMFMSGDFVTVEVRDQGVGIPKDKIDLIFQPFTRVSKQGTEGERSTGLGLAIVRRIVLGHRGRIWVESSEGEGSTFYFTLPVVAKE
- a CDS encoding lipocalin family protein, with translation MLKFIVLAGICLCIAILTVAFVKLPIKYIIRDLFAKEMPLETVQNVDLNRYQGTWFSVYEFYAWFQAGCKCTKAEYLLTDSGKVEVKNSCYRDGNLVTATAIAWPINKGDNSKLYVQFRAPFKGKYYILSIDEDYQHVLVGTPDRNYLWILSRTKTIDENTFKEFKAKAEELGFDSSRFLKVNHECSRSD
- a CDS encoding pyridoxamine 5'-phosphate oxidase encodes the protein MTDAKELKMYFEETKGFGVLSTSNASGEANAAVYSRPHVMDDGSLAVVMNDRLSHKNVLGNGKAHFLFMESGPGYKGKRLSLTMLREEEDTALLHDLCRRCHPKELELKESKRFLVFFKIDKELPLIGVN
- a CDS encoding phosphatase PAP2 family protein, whose translation is MDLFFTAITWIGSLYVLLPLSMLLCFLLVLDGKYAQSTFISLSLLLTVASVHVAKLLFRRPRPSSEGLIVAMPPDWSFPSAHTAQATSFFLSLTFVIFQFLPPTWATSFSVLNLFLVFCVGYSRIYLQVHYVSDVLAGFILAMIVVAGLYYVILFRK
- a CDS encoding diacylglycerol kinase is translated as MRNKFLGQGEYGYHPIRKIKVCLSGLRYAIRYDFSVAYKVYLSILMLLICIVLHQWIDALLVMAATGLVLIAEMFNSAIEALCDFIETHENEKIKVIKDISAAATGISILLWVVVLGAETVKFLKNY
- a CDS encoding TerC family protein, with the protein product METAWMWIGFNLLVLILLALDLGVLHRKGREIGVREALLLSFGYVVLALAFGGCVYHFLGPQAGTEYITGYLIEKSLSIDNIFVFVLVFLHFSVPRDCQYKVLFWGILGALVMRASLIFAGAAILDTFHWIIYVFGAFLVFTGVKMLITVGQEPNLDENRINFFMRRHFRVTPGFEGNKFIIRRDGVLYITPLLIVLVVIEFTDLVFALDSIPAIFAITTDPFIVYTSNVFAILGLRALYFALVSIIHRFHYLKYGLSLVLVVVGAKMIVNAWFGAKIVPTEIALLITSGIIIASILFSMLKTRAEPTEEELNEAARWWVPGSPTKTDSADREKKGGREP
- a CDS encoding helix-turn-helix transcriptional regulator; translation: MSEVTRAQLTDGFVDLHIRVKSNVADAVEAAIRQTIEETETYGPEEVFGPRNPGRLVRGGRTREGWTQVELAKRLGVSKTVVSDLEHGRRPISKKMAAKLAKVFGSSPMVFLV
- a CDS encoding TM0106 family RecB-like putative nuclease; translated protein: MAEHPGTKITGSMLYDLVQCPTRVHMDCFANPADKVEVSPFVRLLWERGAEHEGDTVSKLGEPCLDLAHLPAIERETKTIEAIKSGVPLIHGGRIRKDDLLGDPDLLRKTSYGYIAGDIKSGAGLEGNEDLSKPKKHYAVQVALYTDILRQLNFSQSYEPFILDINRQTIPYNLLTSIDKGGATLWETYEVSLQNARDIVAKRTTPRPASCAICKLRQWYEACKTEIKRLDDLTLIPGLGRSKRDSLALYIDTVDDLAQCDISAYTKGKKTIFPGIGPDSLLKFKKRAQLLKDPSPKPYLTEAISFPAHSTELFFDIEVDPLRDFCYLHGFVKRTSFDNQTEEFVGFFTEDESCVEERSEFKKAYEFILSNRPCSIYYYSKYERTIWRKLQAKYPDVCSQNDIEIIFDPANAIDLYFDVVTKKTEWPTNDHSIKTLAKYLGFSWRDKNPSGAASIEWFDKWVKSRDPSDKDRVLLYNEDDCRATRVLLDGIKSL
- a CDS encoding HU family DNA-binding protein, which gives rise to MNRGELIKELSEKYNLDPQFAADFVIHFFDSIKQALNDGGRVELRGFGSFAVKNYESYTGRNPKTGIQVEVKPKKLPFFRPGRELKEYLNRK
- a CDS encoding MucR family transcriptional regulator, whose protein sequence is MDEYLQCALEIVKAQATARPMTEDEIVSMVNSIAKGIAALSTGQIATSDADATASAMDPKKAIKESSITCLECGKSFKVITKKHLASHGLTPEEYKEKYGYKKSQGLACKSLTRARRTKMKDMKLWERRTKNKAE
- a CDS encoding HAD family hydrolase, which codes for MALYAIPGQDSLEVRHLVLDYNGTLATDGTLVPGVAERLRELALPPHHLLIHVVTADTMGTVNRQLEGLPCKLSILGPAEQDKAKLKCVQDIGVEWTVAIGNGQNDHLMLAAAALGIAVIGEEGAAVKTILASRVACRDILTALDLLLNPKRLAATLRC